DNA from Gracilinanus agilis isolate LMUSP501 chromosome 3, AgileGrace, whole genome shotgun sequence:
acatctttttccattttgcagataaaatgAGGTTCATGAAGGTGAAATGCTTTCTCAATGTCATAATCTACTTACTCCAAGTCCAATCTGTCAACAATTATTTAAGTACTTACGATGTTCTATAAATTGCTTTAAGAATTAGGATGTAGAGAAAATTTcagtccctgccctgaaggaatTAATGTTCTAATGGGAAACAACTCTATAAATATAAGTATGTtgagattaaatgaaattaaaatgtccTATACAAGGAAAGCACTAGATGTTATTGGGATACGGAAAGAGATCTTGTGGCTCATTGGATTTGAGataaatcttaaaagaagccaaaCAATCCAGGAAGGTCGATGTAAAAAGGGAAAGCATCCCATATTTGGGACATAATCAGTCAaaaagcatggagatgggaggcaAGAGCTCTTTCCACCTGCAATACAGCTGAAAATACCTCTAGCAACAACAGGCATAACATTCTGTAAAGACTACTGCTCTAGCGCTTTACCCCTAAGAAGTGCATATTTGGATGGACAGGAATACTCTACAATATTTTTGGGGTGATGATCTCTGTGTCCTTGAAGAATGTTATGCTCCCTGTTAGAGGAGCAAACCCCatgaagtatcttttttttttttaaacccttaacttctgtgtattgacttataggtggaagattggtaagggtaggcaatgggggtcaagtgacttgcccagggtcacacagctgggaagtgtctgaggccggatttgaacctaggacctcccgtctctaggcctggctctcaatccactgagctacccagctgcccccccatgaAGTATCATTTTTGaatttcccacccacccccatccaCTTTTCTCAGGGAGAGTCAGCAAATTCCCTTTGTGTGaaataactaattaaaataaatctttaagtaaggaagagaaaattcagaaaactCATTCTCCACATAATCTCTTTTAACTGAGCACCAACCTATTGTAGGTAAGTTATTATATACTTTGTAAAgaatattgaagaaaaataaaatagccctTGAATTTAGGGAGGTTATGCCCCATTTGTAATGAGCCAAATTTATCATTTCAGGATATAACTTCTCTCATTAGAAAATTTGTCTCTTCATCTCATCATGTCAGCTTTCCTGAAGAACACATCCTCACCTTCCCTGACCTTCTTCCTTACCGGTGTTCCTGGACTAGAAGCTGCTCATGCCTGGATCTCCATCCCTTTTTGCTGTCTCTACATAACAGCCCTCTCTGGGAATGGTATGATCCTGTTTGTCATCATCACTGAACCAAGCCTCCATGAGCCCATGTACTATTTCCTCTCCATGCTCTCTTCCACTGACTTGGGATTGTGCACATCCACTCTGTTTACTGTGTTGGGAATATTCTGGTTCAATGCCAGAGAGATCAGTTTTAATGCCTGCCTGACTCAGATGTTCTTTATTCATCTCTTCACTTTCATGGAATCCTCGGTACTATTGGCTATGGCCTTTGATCGATTTGTGGCCATTTCTAACCCACTGAGATACGCCACTATCCTCACACACTCAAGAATAACACAAATTGGAGTGGCAATTGTTACCAGAGGCACAGTCATCCTGATACCTCTTGTCCTGCTTCTTAAACGGCTCTCTTTTTGCCACAGTCATGTGCTTCGCCATTCTTACTGTTTTCATCCTGATGTTATGAAACTCTCATGTTCAGACACAAAAGTCAATAGTGCATTTGGGTTAACTGCAATAATTTCTAGTGCTGGTGTAGACTCCATCTTCATCCTCCTCTCCTATATACTGATCATCCGTTCTATCCTTAGCATTGCATCCCCAGAGGAACGCAAGAAAGCCTTTAGCACTTGCATCTCCCatatagctgctgtagccatcttCTATATTCCTCTAATCAGCCTATCCTTTGTCCATAGGTTTGGGAAACAAGCTCCTCCCTATGTACCCACTCTCATTGCCAATATCTACCTGCTCATTCCTCCTGTAATGAACCCCATCATTTACAGTGTGAAGACCAAACAAATACGTAAAGCTGTGCTCAAAGTCCTTCA
Protein-coding regions in this window:
- the LOC123238747 gene encoding olfactory receptor 51F2-like, which codes for MSAFLKNTSSPSLTFFLTGVPGLEAAHAWISIPFCCLYITALSGNGMILFVIITEPSLHEPMYYFLSMLSSTDLGLCTSTLFTVLGIFWFNAREISFNACLTQMFFIHLFTFMESSVLLAMAFDRFVAISNPLRYATILTHSRITQIGVAIVTRGTVILIPLVLLLKRLSFCHSHVLRHSYCFHPDVMKLSCSDTKVNSAFGLTAIISSAGVDSIFILLSYILIIRSILSIASPEERKKAFSTCISHIAAVAIFYIPLISLSFVHRFGKQAPPYVPTLIANIYLLIPPVMNPIIYSVKTKQIRKAVLKVLHPKGVLI